A stretch of DNA from Streptomyces rubradiris:
TCCGACCCCGGCCTGCACACCTTCACCGGCGGCACACCGGACACCGCCCAGGAACTGCGCGCCCGCTACGAACGCCTGGCGGCCGGCTCACCCCGCCCCGGCGAAACCTGGTGCAACTGGGTCCTCCGGCTCCGCGACGCCGCCTGCCTGACCGGCTATGTCCAAGCGACGGTCACTGCCGACGACCGCGGAGCCGCCGCGGAGATCGCCTGGGTGGTGGGCACCCCCTGGCAGCGGCGCGGCATCGCCACCGAAGCCGCCCGAGGTCTCGTCGCCTGGCTCCGAAATCATCCGGTGCACACGGTCGTCGCCCACATCCACCCGGACCACAAGGCATCCGCCGCCGTCGCCACCGCGGCCGGTCTCACCCCCACCGATCAGTGGCACGACGGAGAGATCCGATGGCAGCTGACGATCGGCTGACCACACACGTCCGCAGAGCCACGGGGGGGCGGGTGCTGACGCCACCCTCCGGCCGTGCCGGACCGTTGGGGGACGAAACCGCGTCGCCTCGTACGCGGCGATCGTCGCGCTCGTGATCCAAACCGTTAGCGGACCAAGGCGCCTTGGGAGATCCGCAGGCCGGTGACGGCATCAACGAACACATCACCGTTCTCGACACCCATCATCCACACGGGGCGCCAGCCCTGGCCCTTGACCTTCTGGGCCAGAAGGACCGCGCCATGGACGGTGCGGCCCGTATACGTGCGGGCAAGCCGCGCTGCCTTGTCCTTCGAAACGGTGCTTTCGGGCAGCTTGGGGTCTTTCACCGCGCGGGCGGTGAAGTTCATGATGCGCCCATTCGAGGTCACCGTGACGTTCAGCCGCATAGGCATCATCAGTCCCTTGCGGTACCGACGGTATGTGAACATGTAGACCGCGCTCTTGCCTGATCCGCTGACATGGACGGTTCGTTTGGCGCCGAGCACCTCGGCAGGGAACCATCGACGGACGAAACGGGTCGAGATCTCTTCGGCCTGGGTCTGATTCAGGGGGCCGGCCTCGGCCCTGTTGTCCGTGAAGGCGGCTTCTTCCAATTTCTTCTCGGGCCACCATCCGGTGATCTCGCCCCGATTGGTTTTCGCCGTCACTAGTCCACTGTGCTTCGCGACAATGGTCTGCTCGACCTGCGTCCCCTTTCCGAAGACATACGCGGCGGCCTCGGTGATCCATGCGTCCGCACCCTCGACGGCCCGTTGGGCAGCCGCGAATCCCGGTCGCTGTGTCAGGGGAATGTAAGGAGTGACGGAGGAGTGGAAGGTGGCGATCAAGGCGGCGGAGCCCGTAACGGCGAGAGTCGCTCCCCAGAGCGCATCACGCTTGGCCCTTCTCGTGACCCACCCGGTCCGCCGGCACCATACGGTTCCCGCCGCCACTCCGATCAGCGACCCGGTCGTGTTGGCGACGATGTCCGTCGCACTGCACGAGCGGCCCATGGCCCCCTCCGCCTGGATGAGTTCGATGAGTCCGCTTCCCACTGCCGTGACCGCGAGGGTGGTCAGGGGGCGCTGGAAGACGAGAGCGGCGAAGAAGGAGGCCGGGATGAACAGAGCAACGTTCAGCAGCGCGCTGGAAGAGGTCAGCTGAGGAAACGGCGAACTCAGATCGCACACCGCTCCGTCGCCGACCGGCCCTCCGTCTGTCGGCAGCAACGTCACGGCGAGAATCCCGGCGGAACAGACGGCCAGGAGTGCGCGTACCGTGACCGGTTTCCGGCGCGCACGCGCGATCAGAACTGTCGGCACCGCCAAGCAGAGGGCGATCGGAACGAACCAGACCAGCAGTCCGGGAATGGCCTGTACGGACGCGTCGATCACGAGAACGGCGGTCCTTTCGACGGGGAAGGGGGACGAGAACGGGGAAGAGGCCCCTTGCGCAGGGCTTCTTCCCCGTTTCGTCGAACGGGCGGATCAGCAGAAGGTGACCGGCGGGGTGTAGTACTTACCCGTGGTCGCGTCCATCAGGCCTGTGGCCGAGCAGTCCGGAGCGTAC
This window harbors:
- a CDS encoding GNAT family N-acetyltransferase; translated protein: MITLVPETIHTDRLALLPLEAEHAEEMAVALSDPGLHTFTGGTPDTAQELRARYERLAAGSPRPGETWCNWVLRLRDAACLTGYVQATVTADDRGAAAEIAWVVGTPWQRRGIATEAARGLVAWLRNHPVHTVVAHIHPDHKASAAVATAAGLTPTDQWHDGEIRWQLTIG
- a CDS encoding VanZ family protein encodes the protein MIDASVQAIPGLLVWFVPIALCLAVPTVLIARARRKPVTVRALLAVCSAGILAVTLLPTDGGPVGDGAVCDLSSPFPQLTSSSALLNVALFIPASFFAALVFQRPLTTLAVTAVGSGLIELIQAEGAMGRSCSATDIVANTTGSLIGVAAGTVWCRRTGWVTRRAKRDALWGATLAVTGSAALIATFHSSVTPYIPLTQRPGFAAAQRAVEGADAWITEAAAYVFGKGTQVEQTIVAKHSGLVTAKTNRGEITGWWPEKKLEEAAFTDNRAEAGPLNQTQAEEISTRFVRRWFPAEVLGAKRTVHVSGSGKSAVYMFTYRRYRKGLMMPMRLNVTVTSNGRIMNFTARAVKDPKLPESTVSKDKAARLARTYTGRTVHGAVLLAQKVKGQGWRPVWMMGVENGDVFVDAVTGLRISQGALVR